A DNA window from Staphylococcus warneri contains the following coding sequences:
- a CDS encoding 2,3-diphosphoglycerate-dependent phosphoglycerate mutase: MPKLILCRHGQSEWNAKNLFTGWADVNLSEQGIEEATAAGKKVLENQLEIDVAFTSLLTRALETTQYILAQSKQQWIPVYKSWRLNERHYGALQGLNKDDARQQFGEEQVHQWRRSYDIQPPAESEEQRNEYLKNRRYRHLDHRMMPYSESLKDTLERVVPIWTDQISQHLLDDKTVLVSAHGNSIRALIKYLENVSDEDIIGYEIKTGAPLVYELTDDLEVKDKYYL, encoded by the coding sequence ATGCCAAAATTAATTCTATGTCGTCATGGTCAAAGTGAATGGAATGCGAAAAATTTATTTACAGGATGGGCAGATGTTAACTTATCTGAGCAAGGTATTGAAGAAGCAACTGCAGCAGGTAAGAAAGTATTAGAGAATCAGTTAGAAATAGATGTTGCCTTTACTTCATTATTAACACGCGCATTGGAAACAACGCAGTATATCTTAGCACAATCAAAACAACAATGGATTCCAGTATATAAAAGCTGGCGCTTAAATGAACGTCACTATGGTGCGTTGCAAGGATTAAATAAAGATGATGCAAGACAACAATTTGGTGAAGAACAAGTTCATCAATGGCGACGTTCTTACGATATTCAACCGCCTGCAGAAAGTGAAGAACAACGTAATGAATATTTGAAAAATAGAAGATACCGTCATTTAGATCATAGAATGATGCCGTATTCTGAAAGTTTGAAAGATACGTTAGAACGTGTGGTACCGATTTGGACAGATCAAATTTCTCAACATTTATTAGATGATAAAACTGTATTAGTTTCAGCACATGGTAATTCAATCCGAGCACTAATCAAGTATTTAGAAAATGTATCAGATGAAGACATTATCGGTTATGAAATTAAAACAGGAGCACCATTAGTATACGAATTAACAGATGATTTAGAAGTGAAAGACAAATACTATTTATAG
- a CDS encoding putative metal homeostasis protein, which yields MKTDLQTARRNLNSPNIKTRKRALKIIKQHKRAK from the coding sequence ATGAAAACAGATTTACAAACCGCACGACGTAATTTGAACAGTCCCAATATTAAAACAAGAAAACGTGCTTTGAAAATTATCAAACAACATAAAAGAGCAAAGTAA
- a CDS encoding MDR family MFS transporter, with amino-acid sequence MSLKAKLVMMITMLLGGFFGLLNETLLATALPSIMKDFNIEYSQVQWLTTAFLLTNGVVIPLSALFIQRYTTRQVFLVGIFIFFLGTMLGGFSPNFTILLIARIIQALGSGIMMPLMMTTILNIFEPHERGKYMGMFGLVIGLAPAIGPTLSGYLVEYLNWRSLFHVVAPIAAITFIIALFTVKNVGETIKVPIDIISIILSVLGFGGLLYGTSSISHDGWNDPIVLTTIIGGVILVALFIWRQSKLETPLLNFGVFKNTQFAIGILIMAVTMVSMIGSETVLPMFVQNLLNRTPLDSGLILLPGAIVMAIMSFTSGGLYEKFGAKPLALIGMMIVIITTGYFVIMDENTSSVMLATVYGIRMIGIALGLMPVMTHTMNQLTYEMNAHGSSMTNTVQQIAGSIGTAILITILTQASKHYSPNMSDYDGMKRSEMLGQIKIDTLLHGYHAGFLFAVLITVVSFLCSFMLKKNTKSTDEQ; translated from the coding sequence GTGTCTCTTAAAGCAAAATTAGTAATGATGATTACGATGTTACTAGGCGGGTTCTTTGGTTTGCTTAATGAAACCTTATTAGCGACAGCACTACCTAGTATTATGAAAGATTTCAACATTGAATATTCACAAGTACAATGGCTGACAACAGCTTTTTTATTAACTAATGGGGTAGTGATTCCATTATCAGCATTATTTATCCAACGATATACGACAAGACAAGTTTTCTTAGTTGGTATTTTTATATTTTTCTTAGGAACTATGTTAGGTGGATTTAGTCCTAACTTTACTATTTTATTAATAGCAAGAATTATTCAAGCATTAGGTTCAGGTATCATGATGCCCCTCATGATGACAACCATCTTGAATATATTTGAACCACATGAACGTGGTAAATATATGGGAATGTTTGGTTTAGTTATTGGACTTGCGCCAGCTATTGGACCAACATTATCAGGGTATTTAGTTGAGTATTTAAATTGGAGATCACTATTCCATGTGGTTGCTCCTATTGCTGCCATCACATTTATCATTGCCCTATTTACAGTGAAAAATGTGGGCGAAACAATCAAAGTACCTATTGATATCATTTCAATCATTTTATCTGTCTTAGGATTTGGTGGTTTGTTATATGGAACAAGTTCAATTTCTCACGATGGTTGGAATGATCCTATCGTTCTAACTACTATTATTGGTGGTGTGATACTTGTTGCCTTATTTATCTGGAGACAATCTAAACTTGAAACGCCATTATTAAACTTTGGTGTGTTTAAAAACACTCAATTTGCCATTGGTATTTTAATTATGGCAGTTACCATGGTTTCCATGATTGGTTCTGAAACAGTGTTACCTATGTTCGTACAAAATTTATTAAATCGTACGCCTTTAGACTCCGGATTAATTCTACTACCTGGTGCCATTGTGATGGCGATTATGTCATTCACATCAGGGGGACTTTATGAAAAATTCGGTGCAAAACCTTTAGCACTCATCGGTATGATGATTGTAATCATTACTACTGGTTATTTTGTCATTATGGATGAAAATACAAGTTCAGTGATGTTAGCAACAGTTTATGGCATACGTATGATAGGAATCGCATTAGGTTTAATGCCTGTGATGACGCATACAATGAACCAATTAACATATGAAATGAACGCGCATGGTTCATCCATGACTAATACAGTACAACAAATTGCGGGATCAATTGGTACAGCAATTTTAATTACTATTTTAACGCAAGCAAGTAAACACTATTCACCTAATATGAGTGATTATGATGGCATGAAACGTAGCGAGATGTTAGGACAGATTAAAATAGATACGTTATTACATGGTTATCACGCTGGTTTCTTATTTGCCGTTTTAATTACAGTAGTGAGCTTTTTATGTTCATTTATGTTAAAGAAAAATACAAAATCGACAGACGAACAATAG
- a CDS encoding C39 family peptidase: MNQTILPVKPMSQLFPIPMIMGCEGVSASMMLHYNEQPVKATDIMKNWPTHPNNPYKGYVGHHLLVKFGYHQTIFPKAYVPFLQKYNSHIIDGTGTSLAELEKIIDKRQPIVIYHTSLGARPMRRSFKFDGRKIRLVSNIHVTLLIGYDDQHYYYIDPLWSHIKKGVIVPAIFPNQKQIIKIKKSKMERSFNAPGRMCLYVDPK; this comes from the coding sequence ATGAACCAAACTATATTACCTGTTAAACCGATGAGTCAGTTATTTCCAATACCAATGATTATGGGCTGTGAAGGCGTATCAGCGTCTATGATGCTTCACTATAATGAACAACCTGTTAAAGCTACAGACATTATGAAAAATTGGCCCACCCACCCAAACAATCCATATAAAGGTTATGTTGGTCATCATTTACTTGTTAAATTTGGCTATCACCAAACCATTTTCCCAAAAGCCTATGTTCCGTTTTTACAAAAATACAACTCACATATCATTGACGGCACAGGTACTAGCTTGGCTGAATTAGAAAAGATCATTGATAAACGACAACCTATTGTGATTTATCATACGAGTTTAGGTGCTCGACCAATGCGTCGTAGCTTCAAATTTGATGGTCGTAAAATTCGTCTGGTTTCGAATATCCATGTCACATTACTAATTGGCTATGATGATCAACACTATTATTATATAGACCCACTATGGAGTCATATAAAGAAAGGTGTTATTGTTCCAGCTATCTTCCCTAATCAAAAACAAATCATTAAAATTAAGAAATCTAAAATGGAACGCAGTTTTAATGCCCCAGGGCGCATGTGTTTATACGTTGATCCTAAATAA
- a CDS encoding GtrA family protein — MKLTQTHFEIIKFIIVGGVNTFNYYVVYLLLLKLLNVNYLVSHVTGFLVSFIISYYLNCYFVYKVKPTLRKFISFPLTQVVNMGMQTVLLYVFVQWFNIPSEIAPFAGLIITIPITFILSKWILKD, encoded by the coding sequence ATGAAATTGACTCAAACGCACTTTGAGATAATAAAATTTATTATTGTAGGCGGGGTGAATACATTTAATTATTATGTAGTGTATTTACTCTTACTAAAACTTTTAAATGTAAATTATTTAGTTAGTCATGTTACTGGCTTTTTAGTAAGCTTTATCATTTCTTACTATTTAAATTGTTACTTTGTATATAAAGTTAAACCTACACTACGTAAATTTATTAGCTTCCCTTTGACACAAGTCGTTAATATGGGAATGCAGACTGTATTGTTATATGTATTTGTACAGTGGTTCAATATACCATCAGAAATTGCACCATTCGCTGGCTTGATCATTACGATACCTATTACATTCATATTATCAAAATGGATTTTAAAAGATTGA
- a CDS encoding metallophosphoesterase — protein sequence MRIGAISDLHVDRHPKLTVQHYLDSLVDVVIKRNIELLVIAGDISNDYRQVIQFINDLKETLNIPILFVPGNHDLWSDGTDKSSQDIFDIYTQQDTCLIKQPYIINDDWAIVGHTGWYDYSFANDQFSFEKLERGKHYGATWQDKVRMDCDMTDKDLSLQAAQQVEADIEQVGTRKIILVTHVVTHPAFVVPTPHRIFDFFNAYIGTKDFNHIYQTNNIQYSIMGHVHFRKTLMDKGIHYLCPCLGYQRQWRTDDISQEMNHALMDFII from the coding sequence ATGAGAATAGGTGCGATTTCAGATTTACATGTTGATCGACACCCCAAATTAACCGTGCAACATTATTTGGATAGTTTAGTTGATGTGGTAATCAAAAGAAATATAGAGTTACTCGTCATTGCAGGTGACATTTCAAATGACTATCGACAAGTGATTCAATTTATCAATGACTTAAAAGAAACGCTAAATATCCCAATATTATTTGTACCTGGGAATCATGATTTATGGTCTGATGGTACAGATAAAAGTTCACAAGACATTTTCGACATTTATACACAACAAGACACGTGTTTGATTAAACAACCGTATATTATTAATGATGATTGGGCAATAGTGGGGCATACAGGATGGTATGATTACTCATTTGCTAATGACCAATTTTCATTCGAGAAATTAGAACGAGGTAAACATTATGGTGCAACTTGGCAAGATAAAGTGAGAATGGATTGTGATATGACGGATAAAGATTTGTCATTACAAGCGGCGCAACAAGTGGAAGCGGATATAGAACAAGTTGGCACACGTAAGATTATTTTAGTAACACATGTTGTTACACATCCTGCTTTCGTAGTGCCAACACCACATCGTATTTTTGATTTCTTTAATGCTTATATCGGAACCAAAGACTTCAATCATATATACCAAACTAACAATATTCAATATAGTATTATGGGGCACGTTCATTTTAGAAAAACTTTGATGGATAAGGGTATACACTATTTATGTCCATGTTTAGGATATCAACGTCAATGGCGTACAGATGATATTTCTCAGGAAATGAATCATGCACTAATGGACTTTATCATTTAA
- a CDS encoding amino acid permease, which produces MARQLHRELNNRHIQLIAIGGAIGTGLFLGSGQTISLTGPSLLFTYMIIGMILFAFMRALGELLLSNTKFNSFVDIANEYIGPFGGFVIGWTYWICWIVSSMSDLTAMGQYFAFWYPQVPHWLTVLFIVLILISFNLLGARLFGELEFWFSIIKVVTIVAMIIVGLVLIFFSFKTHYGHASFTNLVKHGGMFPHGAFGFLMSFQIAVYSFIGIELIGVTAGETKDPQKTIPKAINNVPIRILLFYIGGLLVIMSVIPWNGIDPDSSPFVKLFTLIGIPFAAGIVNFVVLTAAASATNSGIYSNSRILFGLSKQGLGPKVLSKTNSNGVPYLSMFVSSFTLLVAALLNFIFPDAIQLFIYVTTLSTVLFLVVWAMIIVSYIIYVKKNPQEHKDNKFKLIGGQATAYVVLAFFAFVFILLFFSDDTRAAIFISPFWFIFLYFYYKKYKNNAKDLADKQRLSDQKHVENT; this is translated from the coding sequence ATGGCAAGACAACTACATAGAGAGTTGAATAACAGACATATCCAATTAATTGCAATTGGGGGTGCAATTGGTACGGGGCTATTCTTAGGTTCTGGACAGACGATTTCACTTACAGGACCTTCTCTGTTATTCACATATATGATTATCGGAATGATACTTTTTGCTTTTATGCGTGCTTTAGGGGAATTATTATTAAGTAATACGAAATTCAATTCATTTGTTGATATAGCCAATGAATACATCGGACCTTTCGGTGGTTTCGTGATTGGTTGGACTTATTGGATTTGTTGGATTGTTTCGAGTATGTCTGACTTAACAGCAATGGGACAATATTTCGCCTTTTGGTATCCACAAGTACCTCACTGGCTAACAGTATTATTCATTGTATTAATTTTAATTTCGTTTAACTTACTCGGTGCAAGACTATTTGGAGAATTAGAGTTCTGGTTCTCAATTATTAAAGTAGTTACAATTGTCGCTATGATTATTGTAGGTTTAGTATTGATATTCTTTTCTTTCAAAACACATTACGGGCATGCATCATTTACTAACCTAGTTAAACATGGCGGTATGTTCCCACATGGTGCATTTGGGTTCTTAATGTCATTCCAAATTGCTGTGTACTCATTTATAGGTATAGAATTAATTGGGGTTACAGCTGGGGAAACAAAAGATCCTCAGAAAACGATTCCTAAAGCTATCAATAACGTACCTATTCGTATTTTATTATTCTATATTGGTGGACTACTCGTTATCATGTCCGTCATTCCATGGAATGGTATCGATCCAGATAGCAGTCCATTCGTGAAATTATTTACATTGATTGGTATTCCATTTGCCGCTGGTATTGTTAACTTCGTAGTATTAACAGCTGCCGCTTCTGCGACAAATAGTGGTATTTATTCAAACAGTCGTATTCTATTCGGCTTATCTAAACAAGGTCTAGGACCAAAAGTGTTAAGTAAAACCAATTCAAATGGTGTTCCTTACTTATCAATGTTCGTGTCATCATTTACTTTATTGGTCGCAGCACTACTTAACTTTATCTTTCCAGATGCCATTCAATTATTTATATATGTCACTACGCTATCGACAGTATTGTTCTTAGTTGTATGGGCAATGATTATTGTTTCTTATATTATTTATGTTAAAAAGAATCCACAAGAACATAAAGACAATAAGTTTAAATTGATTGGAGGACAAGCTACAGCATACGTTGTATTAGCATTCTTTGCGTTTGTATTCATTTTATTATTCTTTAGTGATGATACTAGAGCTGCTATCTTTATTTCACCATTCTGGTTCATCTTCTTATACTTCTACTATAAAAAGTATAAAAATAACGCTAAAGACTTAGCTGATAAGCAACGCTTATCTGATCAAAAACACGTAGAAAACACATAA
- a CDS encoding DUF2812 domain-containing protein, whose protein sequence is MTKFRMFLNPIKEEKWINNILDEGYKLVSFSTFGFYKFIETDENYVVRVDYRSLKKRDFYDYVTLHEECGWDHISGRPHGVNNQYWEKKRDGNDELFSDNESKLAFYQRIVNLITSVCIIYLATYLSNIFQHQNAFQLFLTPGLWDMPKNLMWKAILFELPFALMRLSFHLIFISLISIVIVLQFKINKLKQNNI, encoded by the coding sequence ATGACTAAATTCAGAATGTTTTTAAACCCAATTAAAGAAGAAAAATGGATTAACAATATTCTTGATGAAGGCTATAAATTAGTTAGTTTTTCAACTTTTGGATTTTATAAATTTATAGAAACTGATGAAAATTACGTAGTCAGGGTAGATTATCGTTCTTTAAAAAAGCGAGATTTTTATGATTATGTCACTTTACATGAGGAATGTGGATGGGATCATATTTCTGGTAGACCACATGGTGTTAACAATCAGTACTGGGAAAAGAAACGGGATGGTAATGATGAATTATTTTCGGATAATGAATCTAAATTAGCATTTTATCAAAGGATAGTTAATCTAATAACTTCTGTATGTATCATTTATTTAGCTACTTACTTATCTAACATTTTTCAACATCAAAATGCTTTCCAACTATTTTTAACTCCAGGTTTATGGGATATGCCTAAAAATTTAATGTGGAAAGCTATATTATTTGAATTACCATTTGCATTAATGAGATTGTCATTTCATTTAATATTTATTTCACTAATATCGATAGTAATAGTTTTACAATTTAAAATTAATAAACTGAAACAGAACAATATTTAA
- a CDS encoding glycerate kinase, whose translation MKIVIAPDSFKESMSAKEAAEAIQEGFSTILPSTIEYDLIPMADGGEGTTEALIDALNAKIITTTVKDPLYRDINANYAYSPHQKIAIIEMAAASGLDLLSNEERNPLKTTSFGTGQLINHALDQGAQKIILGIGGSATNDGGAGMLQALGVKFTDSNGHSIEPGGIHLLDIQTIDTTQLNSKLKNIDMKVACDVTNPLLGDNGATMIYGPQKGATTKMIPKLDTALSHYHDKIKLQLDKDVKDIPGAGAAGGMGTALLAFLDVQLSKGIDVVLEETHFKSRIKDADLVITGEGKLDYQTIFGKTPIGVAQVAKQFNLPVIAIGGSLGERYEAVYDHGIDSVFSIMNQPMDLQYALDNGPTLLSQTAHNIARLLKLNMSFDS comes from the coding sequence ATGAAAATAGTCATCGCACCAGATTCATTTAAAGAGAGTATGTCCGCAAAAGAAGCAGCGGAAGCGATACAAGAAGGATTTTCCACAATATTACCATCAACCATTGAATATGATTTAATTCCCATGGCTGATGGTGGCGAAGGTACAACTGAAGCCTTGATAGATGCTTTAAACGCTAAAATAATAACAACAACCGTAAAAGATCCACTCTACCGAGACATTAACGCTAATTATGCTTACTCACCACATCAAAAGATAGCAATAATAGAAATGGCCGCTGCATCCGGCTTAGATTTGTTATCAAATGAAGAACGAAATCCATTGAAAACCACTTCTTTCGGAACTGGGCAGCTTATTAATCATGCTTTAGATCAAGGTGCTCAAAAAATTATACTTGGTATTGGTGGCAGCGCTACGAATGATGGCGGCGCAGGCATGTTACAAGCATTAGGCGTAAAATTTACAGATAGCAATGGGCACTCTATTGAACCAGGCGGAATACATCTTCTTGATATCCAAACCATTGATACAACACAGTTAAATTCAAAATTAAAAAACATAGATATGAAAGTAGCTTGTGATGTGACTAATCCATTGTTAGGTGATAATGGTGCTACCATGATATACGGTCCACAAAAAGGCGCCACAACAAAGATGATACCAAAGTTGGATACCGCTCTAAGCCATTATCATGATAAGATAAAATTACAACTAGATAAAGATGTTAAAGACATACCTGGTGCAGGCGCAGCTGGTGGCATGGGCACAGCCTTATTAGCATTCTTGGACGTTCAATTATCTAAAGGTATTGATGTGGTTTTAGAAGAAACACATTTCAAATCTAGAATTAAAGATGCAGACTTAGTCATTACAGGTGAAGGCAAATTAGATTACCAAACGATTTTCGGTAAAACGCCAATTGGTGTTGCTCAAGTTGCTAAGCAATTCAATCTACCTGTTATAGCCATTGGTGGTAGTTTGGGCGAGCGATACGAAGCAGTCTATGATCACGGTATAGATAGTGTCTTTAGTATCATGAATCAACCTATGGATCTACAATACGCACTGGATAATGGACCTACCCTTTTAAGTCAAACTGCACACAATATCGCCCGTTTATTAAAATTAAACATGTCTTTTGATTCATAA
- a CDS encoding PadR family transcriptional regulator has translation MKRYKLLPLSETMHYILLSLVKPAHGYKIMQQVNEMSNGDVNIAAGTLYGALENLQKNGYINMISESKERRKVYKITQLGKEILEIENDRLRRMVNIYESGSDQIEKND, from the coding sequence ATGAAAAGATACAAACTGCTACCTTTATCAGAAACGATGCATTATATTTTATTATCATTAGTCAAGCCAGCACATGGTTATAAAATTATGCAACAAGTTAACGAAATGAGTAATGGTGATGTAAATATTGCAGCAGGGACTTTGTATGGCGCACTAGAAAATTTACAAAAGAATGGATATATAAACATGATTAGCGAATCAAAGGAACGTAGAAAGGTTTATAAAATAACTCAGCTTGGCAAAGAAATTTTAGAAATTGAAAATGATAGGTTACGTAGAATGGTGAATATTTATGAATCAGGAAGTGATCAAATTGAAAAAAATGACTAA
- a CDS encoding cation diffusion facilitator family transporter, translating into MSQNENLKIAQRGAYLSLVVYIILSIAKYVTGFIYNSAAVRADALNNMTDIVVSIAVIVGLKISIKPADKNHPYGHLKSENISTLLVSFIIMFVGIQVVIENAPRLLTHDKHVPSPITILVSIVSGLIMLGVYVINHKLAKKTNSSSLKSAAKDNLSDSLVSIGTAVGLVFTQIGFPIIDIVLATILGLLIIYTGFGIFKESIFTLSDGFNEKDLEEYRNDILEVDDVLDVRSIKGRYHGSSIFLDVTIVVEPNLSINEAHLICDKVESHLHEKGISSVYVHPEPKIDEATENEIHQSHQ; encoded by the coding sequence ATGTCTCAAAATGAAAATTTGAAAATTGCACAACGTGGGGCATATCTAAGTTTAGTTGTTTATATTATTCTTTCAATAGCTAAATACGTGACAGGATTTATATATAATTCTGCAGCAGTCAGAGCGGACGCATTGAATAATATGACAGATATAGTGGTCTCTATTGCTGTTATTGTTGGACTGAAAATTTCTATTAAACCAGCAGATAAAAATCATCCATATGGTCATTTAAAGTCTGAAAATATCTCAACATTATTAGTATCATTTATTATTATGTTTGTGGGGATACAAGTTGTCATTGAAAATGCACCTCGATTATTAACCCATGATAAACATGTACCAAGTCCGATTACAATTCTAGTTAGTATTGTCAGTGGTCTCATCATGCTTGGCGTTTATGTCATTAATCATAAATTAGCAAAGAAAACAAATAGTAGTTCGTTAAAATCTGCTGCTAAAGATAATTTATCAGATAGCTTAGTCAGTATTGGTACTGCAGTAGGTTTGGTATTTACACAAATCGGATTTCCTATTATTGATATTGTTTTAGCAACAATATTAGGTTTATTAATTATATATACTGGCTTTGGAATATTTAAAGAATCTATCTTTACATTAAGTGATGGTTTTAATGAAAAGGATTTAGAAGAATATCGTAATGATATTTTAGAAGTGGATGACGTGCTAGACGTTCGAAGTATTAAAGGACGTTATCATGGTAGTAGTATCTTTTTAGATGTGACTATTGTAGTTGAACCTAATTTATCTATTAATGAAGCACATTTAATTTGTGATAAAGTTGAATCACATCTTCATGAGAAAGGTATATCATCAGTATATGTACATCCTGAACCAAAAATAGATGAAGCTACTGAAAATGAAATACATCAATCACACCAATAA
- a CDS encoding GyrI-like domain-containing protein — protein MDYQIKSMKATHIIGVTRQFKSGGHAQSNIPDFWEDVTSMGLDRRLAEKSDLALNGLLGLCLPQQDGKMNYMIGVSCETNPNDGLETYQLEDNDYLVVNAKGKVPQSIRQAMRQIHQELIPTENIQLKRAPFFELYPEGDTQDDNYITEIWLPIEQNKS, from the coding sequence ATGGATTATCAAATTAAAAGTATGAAAGCGACACATATTATTGGCGTGACACGTCAATTTAAAAGTGGCGGTCATGCTCAAAGTAATATTCCTGATTTTTGGGAAGATGTGACGTCTATGGGATTAGATCGTAGACTTGCAGAAAAAAGTGACCTAGCACTTAATGGGTTGCTTGGTCTTTGTTTACCACAACAAGATGGTAAAATGAATTATATGATTGGGGTGTCTTGTGAGACCAATCCAAACGACGGTTTAGAAACGTATCAACTAGAGGATAATGATTATCTTGTGGTCAATGCGAAAGGGAAAGTACCTCAATCCATTAGACAAGCGATGCGTCAAATTCATCAGGAATTGATTCCAACTGAGAATATTCAGTTAAAGCGTGCACCGTTTTTCGAATTGTATCCTGAAGGCGATACGCAAGACGACAATTATATTACTGAAATTTGGTTACCCATAGAACAAAATAAATCATAA
- a CDS encoding multidrug effflux MFS transporter encodes MQNTSAKHFPFILIIIFGVMTTFGPLSIDMYSPSLPNVQHAFSSTTSEIQLTISFAMIGLALGQFFFGPLSDAFGRKKIALTILVIYMLASLIAVFTTDLYFFLFLRLLQGLTAGGSIVIAKASIGDKFSGDEMAKFLTSLMVVNGIITIIAPLLGGFALTISTWRSIFVILTIITIIVIIGVLMKMPSTDQSERKILNYGRIFKDFGQLLKKPSFVIPMLLQGLTYVMLFSYSAASPFITQKIYSLSPQQFSMILAVNGIGLILVSQIVALLVEKLSRYTLLIYLTLIQIIGVVLIILTLTMHWPIWMLIIAFFLNISPVTSIGPLGFALAMEERTGGSGNASSLLGLFQFILGGVISPLVGLKGQFDASPYLVIISVTAILLVILQVIYFKLNPTKYRS; translated from the coding sequence ATGCAAAATACAAGTGCCAAGCACTTCCCTTTCATATTAATTATCATTTTCGGTGTAATGACTACCTTTGGTCCTTTATCGATTGATATGTATTCACCATCGTTACCGAATGTGCAACATGCTTTTAGTTCAACGACATCTGAAATTCAATTAACGATTTCTTTTGCAATGATTGGCTTAGCACTTGGACAATTTTTCTTTGGTCCGTTATCAGATGCATTTGGTCGAAAAAAAATTGCTTTAACGATTCTAGTTATATATATGCTTGCATCCTTAATTGCGGTATTTACGACAGACTTATATTTCTTTCTATTTTTAAGATTGCTTCAAGGTTTAACAGCAGGTGGCTCTATTGTTATTGCAAAAGCATCTATCGGAGATAAATTTAGTGGTGACGAAATGGCTAAGTTTTTAACGTCACTTATGGTCGTTAATGGGATTATTACTATCATTGCACCATTACTCGGTGGATTCGCTCTAACCATATCTACTTGGAGAAGTATCTTTGTCATTCTGACAATAATCACAATCATCGTCATTATCGGCGTATTGATGAAAATGCCATCAACAGATCAATCCGAACGTAAAATATTAAACTATGGACGTATTTTTAAAGATTTTGGTCAGTTGTTAAAGAAACCATCATTTGTGATTCCAATGTTGTTACAAGGATTAACTTATGTCATGTTATTTAGTTATTCAGCCGCATCACCATTTATTACGCAAAAAATTTATAGCTTATCGCCACAACAATTTAGTATGATTTTAGCAGTCAATGGAATCGGCTTAATTCTAGTAAGTCAAATTGTGGCACTATTAGTTGAAAAGTTGAGTCGATACACGCTATTAATCTATTTAACACTAATCCAAATCATTGGGGTCGTATTGATTATTTTAACGTTAACAATGCATTGGCCTATTTGGATGTTAATCATCGCTTTCTTTTTAAATATAAGCCCGGTTACGTCTATCGGACCGTTAGGCTTTGCACTCGCTATGGAAGAACGAACTGGTGGTAGTGGCAATGCTTCAAGTTTATTAGGCTTATTCCAATTTATTTTAGGCGGTGTGATTTCACCATTAGTTGGTCTTAAAGGTCAATTTGACGCTTCACCATACCTAGTAATCATTTCAGTAACGGCAATATTATTAGTCATATTACAAGTCATTTATTTCAAACTTAATCCAACTAAATATCGTTCATAA